The following are encoded together in the Variovorax sp. PBS-H4 genome:
- the ligA gene encoding NAD-dependent DNA ligase LigA, whose amino-acid sequence MTPREEAAREAAALGEQLRHNAHLYYVLDAPELPDAEYDRMFQRLQALEAEYPELRTPDSPTQRVGGAVLPGLTPVRHAMPMLSIHTETDTTAAGALAFDARVRRELGLAADAPPVQYSAELKFDGLAINLRYENGVLVQGATRGDGETGEDVTQNLRTIGQIPLRLSGKAPAVLEVRGEVYMRRDAFERLNERQRERGDKTFINPRNTAAGAIRQLDPALVAQRPMSFFAYGLGEVVGWTQQPATHGEMLDALAAFGLPVAKERAVGPGADTLVAFHARVAAQRDQLPYDIDGVVYKVDSLELQRRLGFKSREPRWAVAHKYPAQEQTTEVRSIEVQVGRTGKLTPVAKLAPVFVGGVTVTNATLHNEDEARRKDVRVGDTVIVRRAGDVIPEVVGVVPESAARPPEQRGPIFTMPNKCPVCGSNALREEGEVDYRCTGGLFCGAQRKEAILHFAARRAMDIEGLGDKLVEQLVDGQLIRTLPDLYKLGLATLAGLDRMADKSAKNLVDALEASKKTTLPRFLFGLGIRHVGESTAKDLAKHFGKLDAIMDATEEELLEVNDVGPVVAKSLRTFFEQEHNREVVQQLRACGVTWHEGEPAARAPKPLAGKTFVITGTLPTLSRDEAKDKLESAGAKVAGSVSKKTDFLVAGAEAGSKLDKATGLGVAVIDEARMLEILENGL is encoded by the coding sequence ATGACACCACGCGAGGAAGCGGCTCGCGAAGCCGCAGCGCTGGGCGAGCAGCTGCGCCACAACGCCCATCTCTATTACGTGCTCGACGCGCCCGAGCTGCCCGACGCCGAGTACGACCGCATGTTCCAGCGGCTGCAGGCGCTCGAGGCCGAATACCCCGAGCTGCGCACGCCCGACTCGCCCACGCAGCGCGTTGGAGGCGCCGTGCTGCCAGGCCTCACGCCGGTGCGGCACGCGATGCCGATGCTGTCCATCCACACCGAAACCGACACCACCGCCGCCGGCGCCCTGGCTTTCGACGCCCGGGTACGGCGCGAGCTGGGCCTGGCTGCAGACGCACCCCCGGTCCAATACTCGGCGGAGCTCAAGTTCGACGGACTGGCCATCAACCTGCGCTACGAGAACGGCGTGCTGGTGCAGGGCGCCACTCGCGGCGACGGGGAAACCGGCGAAGACGTGACGCAGAACCTTCGCACCATCGGGCAGATCCCGCTGCGCCTCTCGGGCAAGGCGCCGGCGGTGCTGGAAGTGCGCGGCGAGGTCTACATGCGGCGCGACGCCTTCGAGCGGCTGAACGAACGCCAGCGCGAGCGCGGCGACAAGACCTTCATCAACCCGCGCAACACGGCGGCAGGCGCCATTCGGCAGCTCGATCCCGCGCTGGTGGCGCAGCGGCCCATGAGTTTCTTCGCGTATGGGCTGGGCGAGGTCGTGGGCTGGACGCAGCAGCCGGCCACGCACGGCGAAATGCTGGACGCGCTGGCCGCCTTCGGACTGCCGGTGGCGAAGGAGCGCGCCGTGGGGCCGGGCGCCGACACGCTGGTGGCCTTCCACGCGCGCGTTGCGGCGCAGCGAGACCAGCTGCCCTACGACATCGATGGCGTGGTCTACAAGGTCGACAGCCTGGAGCTGCAGCGCCGGCTCGGCTTCAAGAGCCGCGAGCCGCGCTGGGCCGTGGCGCACAAGTACCCTGCGCAGGAGCAAACGACCGAGGTGCGAAGCATCGAGGTGCAGGTGGGCCGCACCGGCAAGCTCACACCGGTGGCGAAGCTGGCACCGGTGTTTGTCGGCGGCGTCACCGTGACCAACGCCACGCTCCATAACGAGGACGAGGCGAGGCGCAAGGATGTGCGGGTGGGCGACACCGTGATCGTGCGGCGCGCCGGCGACGTGATCCCGGAGGTGGTGGGCGTGGTGCCCGAAAGCGCCGCGCGGCCGCCGGAGCAGCGCGGCCCCATCTTCACTATGCCGAACAAATGCCCGGTGTGCGGTTCCAATGCGCTGCGCGAGGAGGGCGAGGTCGACTATCGCTGCACCGGCGGCCTGTTCTGCGGCGCGCAGCGCAAGGAGGCCATCCTGCATTTCGCGGCACGGCGCGCCATGGACATCGAAGGCCTGGGCGACAAGCTGGTGGAGCAGCTGGTGGACGGCCAGTTGATCCGCACTCTGCCCGACCTTTACAAGCTGGGCCTTGCAACCCTGGCCGGCCTTGATCGCATGGCCGACAAATCGGCGAAGAACCTGGTCGATGCGCTGGAAGCATCGAAGAAGACCACGCTGCCGCGCTTTCTTTTCGGGCTCGGCATCCGGCACGTCGGCGAAAGCACCGCGAAGGACCTGGCCAAGCACTTCGGCAAGCTCGACGCGATCATGGATGCGACCGAAGAGGAATTGCTCGAAGTCAACGACGTCGGACCGGTGGTTGCGAAGAGCCTGCGAACCTTTTTCGAGCAGGAACACAACCGCGAGGTGGTGCAGCAGCTGCGCGCCTGCGGCGTGACCTGGCACGAGGGCGAGCCGGCCGCACGCGCGCCCAAGCCGCTCGCGGGCAAGACCTTCGTCATCACCGGCACCCTTCCTACGCTCAGCCGCGACGAGGCCAAGGACAAACTGGAATCGGCGGGCGCC
- a CDS encoding cell division protein ZipA C-terminal FtsZ-binding domain-containing protein has product MSNLTVALAILGGLVLAAVVGYNAWMSRRNAPRQPDEPVGDRPETAPAPLNRDEEPVLHVAGHPVAGAERHEPLFDPDLPAPSALPIPTADRRGGLDPLIDVIAPITLDGLASGDAAIAAMPATRRAGSKPVAIEGLNEHTGEWEPAAPGQRYGAFQAGVQLANRTGALNEIEYSEFVVKAQAFADAVNGAPEFPEMLDEVARARELDQFASAHDAQLSFVLRAQHAAWSPGYVQQNAARLGFVAGIIPGRMVLPASELGLPPILGLSFDTQAALADDPAQSAIRELTLSLDVPQVDRAERPFTRMRETAATLAREMDGVVTDSDGQLLREETMDAIGADLEQLYDTLDSRELSAGSPLARRLFS; this is encoded by the coding sequence ATGAGCAACCTCACCGTCGCACTCGCAATCCTCGGCGGCCTCGTGCTGGCCGCGGTGGTTGGCTACAACGCCTGGATGTCGCGCCGCAACGCGCCGCGCCAACCCGATGAACCAGTGGGCGATCGGCCTGAAACAGCGCCTGCGCCCCTCAACCGTGATGAAGAGCCGGTGCTGCACGTGGCCGGACACCCGGTAGCCGGCGCCGAGCGCCACGAGCCGCTGTTCGACCCCGACCTGCCCGCGCCCAGCGCGCTGCCGATTCCGACGGCCGACCGTCGCGGCGGGCTGGACCCGCTGATCGACGTCATCGCGCCCATCACGCTGGACGGTCTGGCCTCGGGCGATGCCGCCATTGCCGCCATGCCGGCGACGCGGCGCGCCGGCAGCAAGCCGGTAGCCATCGAGGGCCTCAACGAACACACCGGCGAATGGGAGCCGGCCGCGCCCGGCCAGCGCTACGGCGCCTTCCAGGCCGGCGTGCAACTGGCCAACCGCACCGGTGCGCTCAATGAGATCGAGTACTCCGAATTCGTGGTCAAGGCCCAGGCCTTTGCGGATGCCGTCAACGGCGCGCCCGAGTTCCCCGAGATGCTCGACGAGGTGGCGCGGGCGCGCGAGCTCGATCAGTTCGCGAGCGCGCACGATGCCCAGCTGAGCTTCGTGCTCCGCGCGCAGCACGCCGCCTGGAGCCCGGGCTACGTGCAGCAGAATGCCGCGCGGCTGGGTTTCGTGGCCGGCATCATTCCTGGCCGCATGGTGCTGCCGGCGAGCGAGCTCGGGCTGCCGCCGATTTTGGGGTTGTCCTTCGACACCCAGGCCGCGCTGGCCGACGACCCGGCCCAGTCTGCCATCCGCGAGCTCACGCTGAGCCTGGATGTCCCCCAGGTCGACCGCGCCGAACGCCCCTTCACGCGCATGCGCGAAACGGCCGCCACGCTGGCGCGCGAAATGGATGGCGTCGTGACCGACAGCGACGGCCAGCTGCTGCGCGAGGAGACGATGGACGCGATCGGGGCCGACCTCGAGCAGCTCTACGACACCCTCGATTCGCGCGAGCTGTCGGCGGGGTCGCCACTGGCCCGGCGGCTGTTCAGCTAA